The DNA sequence GATCGACAGCGAATCGAGCACGAACTCAGTCTCGCCGAGTTCGCGGCGCTGCTCGAGATACTGGCGCAGCCGCTCGAGCGACTCGCTCACAGCATGGCCTCGATGCGATCCAGGATCGCATCGGCGGTCTCGCGCTTGCTGAGCAAGGGAAACTCCTCCGCCGTCCCATTCGCGGCGAAGATCGTCACGCGATTGGTATCGTGCCCAAAGCCGGCGCCCGCCTCGCGGGCGCTGTTCGCAACGATCATGGTCAGCTGCTTGGCCGCGAGCTTCTTCTGCGCGTTCTCGGCCACGTCGTCCGTCTCGAGGGCGAAGCCGACGGCAATCATGCCCGCTTTGCGGTGCCCGGCCGTGGACTTGAGAATGTCCGGCGTCTCCTCGAGCGCGAGCGTCGGCGCCGTGCCCGTCTTCTTCATCTTTGCAGACGCGACCTGCGCCGGGCGGAAATCGGCAGGCGCGGCGGCCATGATGAGCACGTCGGCATCGCCGACCTCGCTGGCAACCGCCTCGGCCATGTCCTGCGTCGTCTCGACCGGCTTCAGCACTGCGCCCACCGGCGCAGGCGCGCTCAGCGGCCCGTGCACGAGCACCACCGCGGCGCCGCGACGCCACGCCGCCTCGGCCAAGGCGATGCCCTGCTTGCCCGTGGAGTGATTGGTCAGGTAACGCACCGGGTCCAGCGGCTCGCGTGTCGGGCCCGCAGTCACGACGATGCGCTTGCCGGCCAGCTTGCCGCGGGGCTCGAGCAACCGCGCAGAGTGCGCGACGATGGTCTCGGGTTCCTGCATGCGCCCCTGCCCCGCGCCTTCATCGGGCGACGCCAACGGCCCCACGCCCGGGTCGAGGATGTGCTTACCCTGCGCCGCCAGCGCCGCGCAATTGGCCCGCACCGTGGCGTTGGCCCACATCTTGTCATTCATCGCCGGCACGAGCAGCACGGGGCACTCCGCGGCCAACAGGGTGGCCGAGAGCAGCTCATCGGCATGGCCATGCGCCGCACGCGCGAGGAAATCAGCCGTCGCCGGGGCAATGACGATCAGCTCCGCCTCCCGGGCGAGCCGGATGTGGTCGAGGGCGTGCCCGTCGCCGATGAGGACGGTGTGCACCGGGCGCCCGGTGAGCGCCTCAAAGGTCACGCTGCCGATGAACTCGCGCGCGGACCGGGTCAAAACGACATCCACCTGGGCGCCGGCCTGCGTGAGCAGGCGGGCGAGCCAGGCGGACTTGTAACTGGCGATCCCCCCGGTGACTCCGAGGAGGATGCGGCGACCGTCAAACGGGCGCACGGCGCGCAGGCCCGAGGCCGACGCCGCGCGGGTTACGCGCCCTTGGCGCGACGGCGCGGCACCACGCGGTACTCGATGTCCCCGTCCTTCAGGTCCTCGAGCGCGCGGGTGGAGAGCTTCTTCTCGTTCTTCGAGCGGTCGCGCGGGAACTCGTTCAACACACGCGCATACTTGGCCGCCACGAGCACCGCGAGGTACTTGTTCGTCGCGTGCTCGGTAATGTCCTTCGGCGTAAAGACTTGCATCGGACTGCTCCTGAAAATTGGCTGCTGCCTAGACCTCGAAAGATAACCAGCGGCCGGGCGTTCCGAAACCGGGCGGACCCCCTGCTGCGCCGGCCCGCCTGGTCCCTCGGCCGGCCCTAGATCCGGGCCATCAACTCCTGCTGGATCCGCGTCACCACCCGGTCCACGTCCTTGCCGAGGGCCGGCAACCGCTCGCGCTTGAGGGTCTCCTCGTCGATGAGCGCGCTCACGCGCGCGACGGCGTCCTCGAGGTTGTCGTTCACGACCACATGCTGGTAGCGCTCCGCCTCCTCGAGTTCCTGTATCGCGTTCCGGAGCCGCAGCGCCAGCATCTCCGTGCTTTCGGTGTTCCGGCCCGCCAGCCGCGCCACCAGGGCCTCGGCGGAGGGCGGCACGACGAAGACCGTCACCGCATCGAGGAAGCGCTGCACCACCTGCCGCGCGCCCTGCACGTCGATGTCGAGCATCACGTGCTGGCCGCGGTCCATCACCGCCTTCACCTCGCGCACGAGCGTACCGTACTTCCGCCCGTGCACTTCCGCCCACTCGGCGAACTCCCCGCGCTCCACGGCGGCGTCGAACTGCTCGGGCGTCAAGAAGTGGTAGTCGACGCCATCCACCTCGCCGGGCCGCGGGGCGCGGGTCGTGCAGGACACCGAGTAGCCCACGTCGCTGCGCCGCTTCAGCAGCATCCGGGCGATGGTCGTCTTGCCCGCACCCGAGGGCGCGGAGAGCACGAGCGGAAACGGCTGCCGCGTCACTCGACGTTCTCCACCTGCTCGCGGATGCGCTCAAGCTCTTCCTTGATCGCCACCACGTCCTGGAGCATCGGCGCGTCGTTGGCCTTGCTGCCGGTCGTGTTCGCCTCGCGCAGCATC is a window from the Pseudogemmatithrix spongiicola genome containing:
- the coaBC gene encoding bifunctional phosphopantothenoylcysteine decarboxylase/phosphopantothenate--cysteine ligase CoaBC; amino-acid sequence: MRPFDGRRILLGVTGGIASYKSAWLARLLTQAGAQVDVVLTRSAREFIGSVTFEALTGRPVHTVLIGDGHALDHIRLAREAELIVIAPATADFLARAAHGHADELLSATLLAAECPVLLVPAMNDKMWANATVRANCAALAAQGKHILDPGVGPLASPDEGAGQGRMQEPETIVAHSARLLEPRGKLAGKRIVVTAGPTREPLDPVRYLTNHSTGKQGIALAEAAWRRGAAVVLVHGPLSAPAPVGAVLKPVETTQDMAEAVASEVGDADVLIMAAAPADFRPAQVASAKMKKTGTAPTLALEETPDILKSTAGHRKAGMIAVGFALETDDVAENAQKKLAAKQLTMIVANSAREAGAGFGHDTNRVTIFAANGTAEEFPLLSKRETADAILDRIEAML
- a CDS encoding DNA-directed RNA polymerase subunit omega, with protein sequence MQVFTPKDITEHATNKYLAVLVAAKYARVLNEFPRDRSKNEKKLSTRALEDLKDGDIEYRVVPRRRAKGA
- the gmk gene encoding guanylate kinase — encoded protein: MTRQPFPLVLSAPSGAGKTTIARMLLKRRSDVGYSVSCTTRAPRPGEVDGVDYHFLTPEQFDAAVERGEFAEWAEVHGRKYGTLVREVKAVMDRGQHVMLDIDVQGARQVVQRFLDAVTVFVVPPSAEALVARLAGRNTESTEMLALRLRNAIQELEEAERYQHVVVNDNLEDAVARVSALIDEETLKRERLPALGKDVDRVVTRIQQELMARI